The Felis catus isolate Fca126 chromosome B2, F.catus_Fca126_mat1.0, whole genome shotgun sequence region TGGATTTCTAGATGTACACATGGGACTTTGATAGTCACTCTTGCTATGGACTTTCAGGTCCAGTCCTAAATGTGCTGGGCGCAAGAACGCAGGGCTCAGGAAAGCTCTCTGTTATCTACGGTGAAGAATTTGAACCTCTGCCCCTTGACCCGTATTTCACATCAGACAATCCTGCAGACCACAGCTACTGGCTGGAGGAGAGTCTATCACCTTCGCCCAGCTGCACTTGCCCAGGGAGAGCCGCTCCATCAGACCACATTGTTTTACAGGCTGTAGCCCTCGCACTGGGAAAAGACACCTCCCTCTGCACAGCAGTTTTGTGCTGGAAGCTGAGATCACACAAGGAGAAACCCATTGTGTTTCTGCCAAGTCACCGTGGGAATGCCGGCAACAGCACACCCGGTGGCTGGCCGAGGCCGAAGCCAAGTACCCACTCCTGAGCTAAGCAGCCTGCTTTGCAGCTCTTACAACTCTCCTTTTAAATGGTGttattctttccctcccccaggtGGGTCTCTCCTGCGTATCTCTTGGTGGTCAAGTTGACACAGAACGGACGCTGGTGCTCAGTTGTGATGTGTGTGGCCAACCGCGACAACACATTTATTACACTACAGGTTCACTCGGGCTCCCTGAATCTGGCCAGCAGTTGAACAGTCCGGTGGGATCCTCCAGGGGGTTAAATGATGATGGGTTAGCAACCCATTCCTTCTCAGCAACCCCAAAGCTTCCCGACGTGCTCCACAGACACAGCCTAGACCGCACAGCCCGGTTCTCTTCACACGGGAACACGTGCACCAGGGCTGGGCCTTGGTGCCAAAGGCAAGTTCAAAGTCTGGACACAGGCACTTTCAAAGGTTGGCAAGGAGGAGGCAGGTGCGCTAAGTGGGGCTTTCTCACTGTGCTTCTCGTTAGAACCCCAGACGTCTGTGGCACGTGGACGTGAGCAGAGACCTCTAGGTTGTGGATGGGCTGTGCTTTTTCTTCTTGCCCCGACAGGACTTGCAGACACAACAGATGATGCAGGGGGAGGCCAGGAGCAGCAGGGGTGAAGTCACCAAGGCGATGATGCCCAATCCCACCAGAATCCCCACCACCTggaaatgtggaagaaaaggcTACTTCAGCAGTTAAATCTTCCTGTATGTCTACTGTGCCATCTGCTAAAGACCGAATGTGTGTTTCCCCCTCAgccccagaattcatatgttgaaaccctaatctcCAATACAATGGAATCCGGAAAGGAGGGTGGTTGGGAGGTAATTAGGAcacgagggtggagccctcacgGTGAGATTAGTGCCCTAAAAAAAAGATCTAGAGAGCTTGCTTCCATTCTCGCcactctctgccatgtgaggacacggtgAGAGGAAGGCCATCTACAGACCAGGAAGAGAGAGGGTCTTCACCAGGACCCAACCATAAAGGCACCTCGAGTCTCCAGAACAGGGAGAAATacgtttctattttttttcagccACTCGGTTTATGATAATTTATTCTAGAGCCTGAACTAAGACACCACCTCAGGCACGCAAAACAGTTACCAATCATAGGACCTTGTAGCCCAGTGCCTGCATGATCTGAACTGTATACTAACCAGGGAGACGGCAAGGACTAGATCGGAGGggagggaacaaaacagacattaaCTCGAGCAAAAGCTCTGTGTGACCCCAAACTGTTGCTcttggcgctctgtctctctccctgagtTTCCTAATAGTCTCATAGGGATATTAACAATGATTGCTAGGCCATTAACACTGGCACCCTTAAAAGGAACACAGCCTTTAATGAATATGAAAcgctattaaaaataaaccaggaCTTCCTTTGAACCTGCCACGGAAACACAATGGCAGGTACAGAGGGATTTAAGCCCCAGCAGCGGCTCATGGGATTTTAGAGCACTGCCTTTTATAGAAAGTAGGACTTAGAGGGTTTTAGGAAAGTCGTTCTACCATTTTTTCGGGAGGAAAGAAGACCTGCCTTCGTTCTGCAGGTGGCTGTTAATTACCCACCTGCGCCGGGCCCTGCCCCTCCACTTATCCGCAAGGGGGTCATGCTCATGAACTTCAGGCACTTGCTGCATTCCCTTTCCCTGGCCCTGCTCAGGGGCCCCCCAGAACCTCCAGGGATGGATGCGTAAGCAGACaacagggtggggaggaagaacaGGTGGGCTTTCTAAGCCCTCCCGAGTCCAGTGTATCTCGTGCTTCCTTAAGGGTCAAGGTACCTGTGTTCGGTTCCACATCACTGAGGCTCTCGAGTGGCCAAGCTTATTCCTACATGGCCCTTTGTCATAATGCCTGAGGAAAATGTCATTCTGAAAaacaaggagagaggtctcaacAAACACGCTGTTTTGAATTGAGAGACAAATACTAACCACACTGGATCTAACAAACGCAAACCATGTTTTGCTTGGTGGAAGCAAACGCTCTTTCGGGCGATACTGATGAACAGCCTCCCCGAATCCCGAGGCCGCGATCTTTCCAATGTATCTCGGTACTTTTACAAAGCACTGAGTGAAAAGAGATTGTAATCAACGAGACTCTTGACTGAGTCTTGAAAGGCTCCGTGTCCTGACCGATCCTCTTTGAAAGGCAGCTCTAGAGCAGGTGCGATGTGGAACGAAGGACAGTCTTCCTCGGCTGGAAGGCGGCCACAGGAGAGCAGGTGAGGAAAAATGCCAGCAGCTGAGGTGGGAAATGCAGGCATGAGAGACTGAGAAGGTAACTAACCAGGcgggggaagaaggagaagaaatcaCAGGTGAGGGGAAAGGCCCTGGGGAGAAGCAGGAGCCTGGCCAAGAGAAATGACAACGGAGAGATGAACTTTGTTGGGACGATGACGGCTACGGTTTGGACAGGCTGGACTTGAGAGACACTTGAGCCATCCAAGTGGTACTGTCCAAAAGGCAGCTGATTCCACAGATCGGAACTTTGGGGGAGGGCCTTGGGTACTGGCAgatgttggggggaggggcaggaaacaCCACAGAGGTAGATGAGATCACCCGGGAGAGAGTGTAGACTGGAGAGCAAAGAGGATGTTGGTCACAAACATTTGGGTCACAAAGAATGGGtcaaggggagcctgggaagGAAACGGAGAAGTGGCCAGAAATGCAGAAGGGAAGCCGGAAGAGGTGTCATCACTGAAACAGACAGTTTAGGTAGGATGAGGACTGAAACATCCCTTGCATTTCACTCAAGGCCTTAGAAAAATACAGCTGGGGAGTGACAATGTGGCAAGCTGAGGGTACTTCAATGCCCGGAGGTAAGTCAGCGTCAACGACAAGAGGTGACTATGTTGTTTTGAGGCCTGGCTCaaagaggaggctgggggagatgGGGGTATGGGAGACACATAGGTTTGAGAAAAGTGTGATTCGTTTTCAAATGGGACACAGCTGCATACGTGATGTTAGTGGAAGTTGAAGTcacaagagagagaagagaagaggtaaCAGAAGGGGACAGGTCTCTGAGGTACCCACAGCACAAGATGAAGAACACCTCGTCCTCTGAAGACAGCAGGGATGGGGACGAAGGCAGGAGCAAACGCTACACCCCAGTAAAGCTCAAAACCACGCTGGGTGGCTGTCTGTCTCACGCTTGGCTCTCGGACAACCATCCTGCTCCCAGACCCGCTGCTCTGAAACTTTCCCACAAACAAAGATCAACACCACCATCTGACACAGAACGCTTGTCGAGGGGAAAACGTCATTACCAACAGGCCAATGCCCCTGGCTAAACCCGAGAAAATGGGATCTCAAGAAACAATGACCAGAAAAAGATGCTTCAGTATTTGAAGCCTGTGTGTCCAGCCTTTTAACATCTGTACCATTTCATCTCGAGCGTCAGAACAGTCCAAGTAACAGAACAGTGTGTTCTCTGCAACGCCATACCCCAGACATATTCCAGCCAAAGGATGGACAGATCTGACACACATATTTATTCCCTTACATTCTTGCCACTTAAAAAGAACCTCATGGGCTCAGCCTCCTTGTGGCTATGAACCCAATTAATATTCTGGTTAAACctgaaggaaaacagagaagattTCTTCCCTCTGTAAAACATGAGGGCTGTGCAGTCAGTGAGAACCTCACTCAGAACATCTCACGTTTGGAATCACGACAGCTCTCAAATATCACCCTTAATTGTAATTCGGGGGGTtatgacagaatttttttttaagtggaaacatTTCTTTCAACCTGAGCTACTGAGCTTCTGAAGTCTAAAATGTCAACTTTCTTTTCCCCAATTTATACCTCTGCTTGAAACACTGAGATCGGGCTGATTAAAATTCTTACTCACAGATGTCGTCTGAAACAACCTATCTAGTTTTCAGTTAAAACCCAGGCATGTGGGGGGCGGAACGCATCCCGTATTCACTGCACACGGACTCACTGGGTGTGTGTGACACTAAAGCCCCACACTAACTGCTGATCGAATCGAAGCAAACCAAGCCAACGAAATGAGAAGTTGAGAAAAGAaggtccctgccccccaccaacaTGACGGAGGCTCACACGGATATGGACGCATCTTCTTCATCTGGATTGCCAAAATAGTGAATATCTCTTCCTACCTGGGGTAGCTCACATGTGCTAGAGTAAACGCTAGAACTGAAGCAAGATCTGCTCATCCAGCCTTCACATCACCTTCTACCTCTGGGGTTACCATCAGCCTTGGCGCGGGACTGAATGAGCTGTATTCGAATTGGGCAAGACGTGCTTCACGAATGGTGAGGGAACAGAGTGAGGGGGGCAGACCCCTGTGTCTGGGAAGGCAACCCTAACAAAACAATAGCAAAACTGCTGTCATGGCAGTGAATGAAGTGGTTATTGAAGACATCTCATGGATTTGAgtggcttttttctttaaattccgaAAGAAGAAGACAACCAAAGTACAGTAGGCAGAATGGCAGCTCCCCTACAGACGCCCGTGGCCTAATCCGCAGAATTTGAGACTATGTTgcccttacatggcaaaagggactgtACGAATGTGATTACATTAAGGCCTTCGTGGGGGAGTGTAGTCTGCATCACCCAGATGTGGCCAACCTAATCACAGGGCCTGGAAGGGCAGAGAAGCTTCCCCAGCTGTGGTCAGAGGGAGCCGTGAATTCGAAGAAGGGTCGGACAGATGGGATGTGGCTGGCTTTGAAGACGGGGAAAGGGGCCACAGGCCAACGAATGCAGGCAGGCTCTAGAcactggaaaaagcaaaaaaaaaaaaaaagattcttccctagaatccagaaaggaatgcagccctaAAGACCCTGTGATTTTAATCcagtgagacccatgtcagaTTTCTAGAAGtaaagataataaatctgtgttggttaagccactgtgttcgtggtgatttgttacaacagcaatgTAAAATGAACACACGGATGATTCTTTATGGAACAAGAGGAGACAGTGCTCCCAAAACAGGAAATgtccctaaaacaaacaaacaaaaaaagcttgCTTGCCTTTAAGGTTGAGGTGACACAGTGAAGGTAATCAGAGATTTTATAGACATCTAAAGTGGAGAGTATCACTAAGAACAGTAAATGTCTTTTACAGGACAAACAGAGGCTCATTGTTTCAAAAGGAAAGGCCGTAGGGTCCCGGTGGTCACACCAATACAGAAAGACCACGTGAGAAGACTTCCGAGTGGAACTTACATCCAGGTTCTGGAGACAGTACCAGCAAAACGTGTGCTTGCAATTCTTGCACATCATCTGAGCACAGCCTTCGTTGCGTTCGATATAAACCCGACAAACAGGGCATTGCTTAATGGGGGCTTCTGTGTCTGTCCCAAAGAGGGCCCTAGAAACAAAACGGATGAGAAATTATAGGGTGTGGATCAAGAATGCTGCCTGAGTTTCTTAAAAGCTAGAACCACAAGGGGGTAGATGACCAGAGCCGGGGAAGAGTGAGCTGAGTGTAAAGAATTAAATAGTTAACTAACACCTTTCTAGATTCCACTTTATGGTCACCAACTGAATTCCTGGGGCTCCTGATGGGTAGGTAGGGAACCCTTCCTTATCCGTGCTGAATTCACTTCCATGGAAGAGGGTGGGGGTAAAAATTGGAGAGACACAGATTATTAGTCATTCAGATAACTCCAAACAGAAGAGAACCTTTATCTTTGGCTTGAAGTGaattatataattgtattttcCACACCTGGCTTAACTCGTTATTTGGAGTATTTCATTCCCCGAGCACACACTGTCTAAATAAGAAATGCAAGCAGTCCGCTATACAAGAGAAACACGAGCTCAGGATCTGAGACAGCACAGATAAACCTCTTATCTAGTGATCTGTTCAGACAAACAAATGGCAGAGGTTGAGGGAGTCAGTGACCAATACTTTAAAGAAACacctggggtacctggctggcttagtcggtacaACACGCAACTCTTAacctcggggttgtaagttcgagccccacaccgggtgaagagattattttaaaaaaataaaatctttaaaaaataataaaataaaataaatgcccaaTATCATTCAAGAGACCTGCTCCAGATGGATGAACAGGTCAACACAGGCTCACAGCCTTAAGGGGCACAGAAAATAAGTGGAGCTAATTGAGGTGGGAGGGTTAGGGAAGCCAGAGCCCAGCGCTGTACTTCAGCCACTGTTCATTAAAACCAGCACCCAGCACATGGAGACATCAAGTTCACAAAGTGTTGTTAGATCCAGGATCGGAGCTGGTGCTCACCATAACCTTATAGAGCACTGGGACAGTTACTATTTTAATTCCtaccctccccctttttttgcaaatagagaaacagactcatagaggCTGAGTGACTGACATGAGGTCACACAGGCACCAAGTGACAACGTCAGATCTCaacccctctctcctctgggaTCTTTGCACTGTCCTGTGACACCCACAGACCTTACTGCCATGGCAGTGAAAATGCAGAAGGTACTGGCTAGGAAGGTCCACGCCTGCCAAGTGCATGAAGATCTATTTTTCCTCTTGATTTGTTTGGTCTAAGATTCCAGCCCAGCATCATAGCCAGGTAGTGTTGCTATTCCTGAAGAATGGTTCTACACACTCGGAGGGTGCGGGGTGAGTAAGCCAACTGGACTCTTAACACTGGTATGTCTGTTCTCACTGATGCAGAACAGCCATAGCCTTGAGCAGAGCAAGGGATCAAGCACAAAGGTCTCTCACTCTGGGCCCTTCTGCTGCCGTAAAAAGTACTGAAAGGTACAGATTTAATTGCTGCTCGTTGTAACAAAATCTGAACCTTGGTGCCATCTTTTCAGAGCATAAAGTATCGAGAGATGAGTTCTCTTCCTCTTGGACCTAGGAATTGAGTATTGAACTGCCCTGCAGGGCTGTTTCTACTGCTGTGCTCTCTTTGACGTGACTGGCACACCTCACAAGCTGGCAGCATAATCAGGTAAGAAAATAATCCCAGCACCACTTTGCAAGCAAGAAGAATGAGGTCTGTCCCTAGCAGGTGGCTAGCACTCCTTGGCAAATGGCTGTGGACAAGCCGTGACTTCCTACTGAAAACCAGTGGTCCCTGTGCCTCCCTGCCtaaagagaaatcaaaatttaTGCAAGCTCTAATTTCAGCAGTGGCTGGAAGATCCTCCAGGGGTAAATACCTAAATTCCCTTTAGAAATTCTTCTTTCGTTATTGTTTGTTAACAACTTACCAATTCTGAGACGCTTCTCAGGGAAGCTCCACAGGGAAGTGACTGATCTCTACATTCCATCACCAGATAACTCCTTGGCCAAGAGACATATTTGGGGTTTCTGAGAAAACCAGTGAATAATCCCCAAGGCCATTTCCCTTCTTACCCGTGCTCTGTCGGCAGGACAACAGGCTGACTATCTCTACAGGAGACTTCTGCGTGCCAAGCATCCTTGCAACATGAGCAGAATTTCAGGTGACAAGAAGGACACTCCACCAGTACGGGCTGTCCCGGGTCACTTGATGCAACAGGGCACACTGTCTGACAGTCTGCGACAGGACACCATGTTCGGTGGGGGTCCAGGTGAACTTCTAgagtgtaaaaaaagaaaatgtgatggtCTACCTGTCTTGCGCGCAGGCTTGCGGTTTTCCTCCCCTTCACGTTTCTCTGTTATAGGCTAACATCTGTGGAAGCTTGGTAAAATCAAGGGCAGTGATTTCTACCACTGGTCTTCAGAATGGATCCAAACGTACAAGGTCACTCGGCCCTGCCGCATTTCTCAAGGTAGGTACTAATGGAATGCCCTTCTGAATAGATAAGGAGTGTTCTCACCAACCAAAATCTGCGACTGTTTTTGGAATGCTTCTCACCGTTCGTTCAGTACTCAAAGTAAGCAAACATCTCAAGTCCCTGCTATCGTTATTTTGGGTATCATCTTAGAGGAAAATTGGACCTGAAGGGCTTAccaaggcaaaaggaaaaaaaaatacacaaaggatTTTGTCCTTTCAGGCACTGAGAAATAAGTAGTTAAGTTTCTTCTGCTTCTTAGAGGGAAATGAAAGCACAAGGAAGAAATCGAATAGTTTAGGGACCAAACGGCATCTGTCTGGTGTGGCTTAGCAAAAAAGTCAGATTACCTGTCAGTCTGTATATTCCGTTGCCCTGCCATATGCTACAGACATTTGTAAAAGACTC contains the following coding sequences:
- the RNF144B gene encoding E3 ubiquitin-protein ligase RNF144B, which encodes MGSAGRFHCLTMTTENLTPGDLAPSPLVTCKLCLCEQSLDKMTTLQECQCLFCTDCLKQYLQLAIREGCGSPISCPDTVCLGRGILQEAEIACLVPVDQFQLYQRLKFEREVHLDPHRTWCPVADCQTVCPVASSDPGQPVLVECPSCHLKFCSCCKDAWHAEVSCRDSQPVVLPTEHGALFGTDTEAPIKQCPVCRVYIERNEGCAQMMCKNCKHTFCWYCLQNLDNDIFLRHYDKGPCRNKLGHSRASVMWNRTQVVGILVGLGIIALVTSPLLLLASPCIICCVCKSCRGKKKKHSPSTT